In Bogoriella caseilytica, the genomic window CTCGTCCGGAGCAATGACCAAGGCTCAGCGCCGTGCGGCCGCGCAGGAGAAGGCCAAGCAGCTGCGCGAGGCCCAGGAAAAGCGCGAACGGCGCAACCGCTTCATCCTGATCGGTGGGGTCGGAGCGGTCCTGCTCGTCGTCGCGGTGCTGGTGTGGTTCATCTTCTCGGAGGGCTCACGCAGCCCGCTCGATCGCCTCGAGGAGAACGCCAAGCCGGCCAACGTCAGTGACGACGGAGGGATCCGCTTCGATTCCCAGCTGGTGGCCGGAGAGATCGACAGCGACGCCTCCGAACTGGCGATCTACCTCGACTTCGCCTGCGTGCACTGCCTCGACTTCGAGATGATGCACGGGCAGGACATCGCCGACCTCGTCGCGGCGGACGAGATGACTGTCGCCTATTACCCGGTGGCCTTCATCGGTGCGGGTGACTCCAGCTCTTGGTCGGTTCGCGCTGCACAGGCCACGGCAGTGGTCACCGACGGCGCCCCGGATCGTGCCGAAGAGTTCCTGCGAGGTCTCTTCGAGCTTCACGAGGGCAACCCGAACCCCTCGGATGCGGAGATCGCCATGGTGGCCGTCGACCTCGGGGTTCCCCAGGAGGTTGTCGACCGTATCGGCGAGGCTCCCTTCCAAGCCTGGGTGGGCGCCGCCACACAGTCCGCACGTAACGACGACGACGTCACCGGAACGCCGGCCGTCTTCTTCGAGGGCGAGCAGGTGTTCACCGGTCCTGAGGGCGATGGCCGGAGCTGGGCGGAGCCGGGCTCGATCGCGTCGCTCGTGCGCGGCGAGGACGGCGCCGAGGAAACCCAGGACGACTGACCCACCTCGGGCTGCCGGGCGAGCTCACCACCACGCGGGGGCGATGCCGGCAGCAGGGCTGGAACGGTCCAGCTCCGGTGCGCTGAGCATTGCTGGCACACTGGTAGTTAATGCCGATGCGCGGCTGAGGCCAGCGTCGGCGCCTTGCCTCCTTAGCTCAGTTGGTAGAGCGCTCGCCTTGTAAGCGAATGGTCGCCGGTTCGAATCCGGCAGGAGGCTCAGTGAGAATCAGGGCGGTAGGTCCGACCTCGGCTATCCACCACCGTGCAGGACAGCGCGCCGTCGCCGGTCACTTCCCAGTGGATCCGGCCCCGGCCGATGTGTCTCGGGCGGCCCCACAGGGTGCCGGCCATCTCCGGGTTGTGCCGAGCGAGGTAGATCCGGTGCTCAAGCTCGTCGAGGTGTAGTCCCCGCGTGTGGGGAAAGACCACACGACGACGACCAGGTGTCTCGCTGATCTCGGGATCGTCAGTGGCGGCGTCCGCGAGGAGACCGAAGGGATTGTGCGGCATGCTGGAGACATACTGCTCCAGCAGATACCGAGCGGCCTCCGGGGCGTCGAGTCTTCCCGTGGCCCATCGGTGTAGGGCAATGCCCGCCGGAATGAGCAAGGCGCCACTGAGAGCCCAGCGCTGCTCCGCCGCGATCCCCACGGCGATGAACAGCACGCCGAAGAGCGGCAGGACGAAACCGGCGACCCGGTAGCGCACCAGGTGCTTGTACAGCTCGAGGTGGCGGCCCGCGGGGGTGAGGGTGCCGAGCGGGAGCCCGCGGGCCCCTTGGCCTGGACGGTTCGCGGCCCACCGGAAAGCTGCCTGCCACTCCTCGTACCCGTAAGGCTTCGCGAAGTGGAGCACGATGGGTATGGCCAGCGAGGCGAGCAGCATGACGCCGAAGGAGACTCCTGCCGCACCGATGGCCGCCTCGCGCAGGCGGTGGGAGAACTGGTCACCGGCGTGGTGGACCACGAGCATGAGCCCGACGGAGACGATCAGAGCGGCCAAGGTCAGCAGCGACAGTGCCAGGCGCGTGCGCACCCGTCGCCGCAGTGGCTGGCCATCGCGATGCATGACCAGGTAGCGCGAGAGTTCCCAGGCCTCCCGAGGGGGGTTGGCGGGACGGGATCGCTGGAGGGCCTGGAGAAGCGACTCGGCGTCGGTGGAGCCGTAGACCCGATCGATGTCGGGGCCGAACCACGAACGGAGCCGCCTGGCACCGGAGCGCAGGGTGCGTTCGCGGAGGATGTCGTTCAGCTGGCGTCGCTTCCGCTGTGCCGCCAGGGGTGGATGTGCAGACCAGGCTCAGGCATCGGGGGAAGCCGCGCGGCCGTAGACGAAGTCTTCCTGCTCCTCGGGCCCCGCCCCGACGAGTTCGTCATCTGCGGCAAAACGCTCGGCATCGGTACGAGGAGCGCCGGTGGCGCGTCCGCCGGTGAGCACATCGCGTACATACGCCTCCTCCGCCTCCGGGCTCACGAGGCCGCGGTGCCGCAGCGCTTCGGTGACCAGGCCTGGTCGACGGACAGGATCGTGGCGGGTCATGGTCGGTCGATCTCCCCTCGAGCGGACAGCAACGCCGCCGTCCACATTGGCGACCTCCCCATCATGCCTCGCGCGCCGGGACGGCGCGAGGCTGACCGGGCTCGTTTCACAGATCGGATTCGCAGGTTTCACGTCTCGGAAACACCTGCGACTAGTCTCGAGGCGTGACGAGTTCGGCGAAGCAGATCCCCGATCCCGGTTGGGCACGCGCGCTGGCGCCGGTGGCGGAGCGCATCAGTGCCATGGGTGACTTCCTCCGGGAGGAGAATCGTGCCGGACGCGGGTATCTGCCGGCGGGCCCGAACGTGCTGCGCGCCTTCAACTATCCCTTCGAGGACGTTCGCGTGCTCATTGTGGGGCAGGATCCCTACCCCACGCCTGGACATGCCATGGGCCTGTCTTTCTCGGTGCAGCGTGAGGTGCGCCCGATCCCGCGCTCCTTGCAGAACATCTACCGGGAGTTGCGCGATGACGTCGGTGTCGAGCCGCCGGTGCACGGGGATCTCTCCGCGTGGGCGGAGTCCGGCGTGATGCTCTTGAACCGCTGCCTGACCGTGCGGCCCGGCGCGCCTGCCTCGCATCGCGGCAAGGGGTGGGAGGCGGTCACCGACCTGGCCATCGCCGCGCTGGTCGAGCGTGAGGCGCCTCTGGTGGCCATCCTGTGGGGCCGTGACGCCGGTACCCTCCGCCCGATGCTGGGTGAGACGCCGATCCTCGCCTCGGCGCACCCCAGCCCGCTCTCCGCATCGCGGGGGTTCTTCGGCTCACGTCCCTTCTCGCAGGCGAATGAGCTCTTGTCTGCTGCAGGGGCGGAGCCGGTGGATTGGTCACTCGCCTGAGCCATGCGGGCCGCAGGCTGCGAGCTAATGACACGGGTGTGATTCGGGCAGTACCATCGGACCATGGTTGCCAGCACGCCGGAATCCGCGCTCGACTCGGCCACAAATGGTCTCAGTGACCTGGAGCAGCGTGTCCTGGCCTTCGAGCGCCAATGGTGGAAGTACGCCGGTGCGAAGGAATCCGCCATCCGCGAGCAGTTCGGGATGAACGCCACGCGGTACTACCAGGTGCTCAACCGTCTCCTCGACTCCGAACAGGCTCTCGCGGCGGACCCCATGCTCGTCAAGCGGCTGCGTCGCATGCGTTCCGCTCGTCAGCGCGAACGCACTGCGCGCCGCGTAGGCCTCTGAGCACTGCGCGCCGCGCTGGTCGCGGCGAGCGCATCGGCCGGGTCGATCACGTTAATCTCGACTCGTGAGCAGCCTCGAGGAAGACGAGTTCGACATCGCCGGGCGTGACAACGCCCCGCAGGGCGTGCACCGCCGTCCCCGGTCTCTGGCTCGTGTGCTGCTCCCGATCATCGCGGTGCTCATCCTTGCGCCGTTGCTCGCCTGGGCGACGATTGCGCTGCTAGCCCGCACGGACACGCCCATCCCTTCGCCGCTGCCAGACCCGGAAGCCAACGAGACCGTGGTCGACCCCGACGAGGATCCGGGGGACGAGACCGAGGACGACGCGGACGGCGAGCAGGACGAGTCCACACCAGACGCCGGGGGTGACGAGGACGACTCCACCGACGCCGGGGACGACACGGACATGGACCCCGAAGGCGATACCGACCCCGACGCAGACGAGACGCCGGAGGGCGACGAACTGCCCGCCGCCGAGGTCGACTATTTCGCCGGTGTCGCAGTTCTGAACGGCACCACCGTCGGCGGCCTCGCCACCCAGGCCACGCAGGATCTGGTCACGGCTGGCTTCACGGGCGCCAGTGCCGGGAACTACGCCAGCCCACAGCCCACAGTCTCGGCTGTGTACTACCGGGACCCGGCGCTCCAGGCCACGGCGGCCGAAGTCGCGTCCCTCCTGGGGATCGGTCCCGTGCAGGAGCTTCCCGGGGCCTCAGCGGAGGTCGTGGTCGTTCTTCGCAACGACTTCTCCGGCTGAGGCTGCATTCCGGATTCGCGGCGTCGGATTCTTCGGCGATCACCCGCGGGCGGGGTAAGAGGTACTGCGTGTTAGGCCCGGTGGGGCCCGGCCCTCTGCGGTGAGTGAGTACTCAGGTCGGTGTCCGGCGATGGCTTTTCCGGCAATCGTCTGATGGCAGGGAACTGATTCCCATACTTATGTATGGAGCGGAGCGAAATAGTTCATGTCGTTATCAAATCGTGATCTATTCCGGTTGCCGATTCGGCAACCTTTCGGGAAGGTGGTGTGGCGGACAGCACTGTGACCCTAGACACACGCGCGTGCGCAACGTGCTCAGCGGTAATGGGTCTGGTGCTGGCCGGTACAGCACACCAGGCTGCCCTCCGGGCGGCCAAAACCCGGGAGCCATGAATGAAACTGTCAGCAGAGCCGGCGGCACCGCCGGCGCGCCGAAGAGCAGCGAGGCCCTTAGCGGCCGCCGCCGCTCTCGGATTGACCGCAGGCCTTTCTTTCGCCGGCGCCGTGCCGGCCCTGGCCGATTATCCGGAAGGGCCCAGCGAGTCCCGCGCTGAACTTGTCGACCTGGAGGCCCTTGGTCTTGAGGTGCTCGAAGCGAATCGCACGGCCGCCGGTTTTCCGGAGGATCCAGGCCCGAACTTCGCCCCAGTGGACCTTGAGGTGCTGGGGGGCGTGGCGAATGTCGTGATCGGTGGAGTGACTCTTCCGCTGCTGAGTGACGGCACGGCTCCTGGCCTGTTGAACCTGGGCCAAGCGGGAGCGCTGAACGGCTACGCGGCCTCCGAGCATCCCGCCACCTCCACCGCTGCCTCCGGCGCGGTCGGAGATGGCGGCGCGATCGACCTCGACCTGGTGGACGGCGACCCGGCCGATACCGACTTTGCGCGGGTGGACCTCACCGAGTTGCTCCCGCAGCTCGGGCTCGACGGACTCGACTATGCCGCTGACGAGCTCAGCCTGGGACTGGGTGCTTTGGCATCGAGTGCCACCCAGACAGCCCCGGTGGCACCGGTGGCGGCCGAGAGTGACTACGTGGTTGCCGGCGCCGAGCTCCGCATCTCCAGCCCCGCTGTCGGGGACGTGACCGCCCTGGTGGACGATGCAGTCGACACCGCAGAGGGCACGGTCAATGAGTTGCTCGGACCTGAGGGGCCGATCCAGGAGGTGCTCGATGGGCTGAGTTTCGATCCGGTGACCGTGATCGGACTACTTACGATTGACCTGGGCACGCCGACGCTCAATGCGAGTGTCGACCTCGATGGTGTGACCACTGGCTTGTTGGAGGAGCCGCTCGTTGATGAGACCGGCCTGGTCACCATCGATCTGAACACCGGGGAGATTCTGGTCGATCTCGCCCAGTTGCACGGCGGTGACCTGAACAACCTGCCTGCGAACACCTCGCTGCTGACCTCCGCCGAGCTGACGCAGATCAGCGACACAGTGGCGCTGCTCCTCGGCGACATCGTCGACATCGTGACGGACGCGGTCAACGAAGCGTTGCTGACAACGGAGGTGACCATCACCTTCGATCCGGAACTGGACGGTATCGGTGGCCTGGTGAGTGGGGACCTCGATGTCGAAATATCCGGGAGCCTGGGCGACTTTGCCGGGCTGACTGACGACGACCCTGTCGTGGACATCGATGGGAACGTGTCGGTTCTCGTCACCACTATTCCCCTGGGTGAGATCACCAGCGTCCTGACGCCGTTGGTCTCCTCGGTCCTTCCCGCGGTCCTCGGACCGGTCGCCACTGTGGTCACCGAGGCCGGGGGCATCGTCACCGATCTGGTCGGCGGAGTCGTGGGAGAGACCCTGAGCGCCCTTGACCCGCTCTTCGACGCCTTGCCGGGCCTGGTGGGCATCACGATCAACGCCCAGCCCACAGAGCCGCCGGTCAACGGCGTGGGTGATCTCGGAGCGGACTCCTTCACGGTACGGGCACTATCTGTGGATGTTCTCCCCGGCGTCAGCGGCGTTGACCTGAACTTGGCGAGCTCCAGTGTGCGGGTGAGTCAGCTTGAGCCTGGCCTGGTCGTCACACCGGAGGTCGTCGAGATCGGCGACGAGCTCACCGCTGATGGCTCCGGATATCTGCCGGGCTCGACGGTGACGGTGACCTACACCGACAGCGAGGATGAAGACGTCGAGGTGACTCCCGGCGTACCTGTTGACGAGGACGGCGAGTTCACGGACACCATCACGGTGCCGGAAGGTACCGCACTCGGAACGCTGACGGTCGTCGCCACCGATGACGAAGAGCCGCTGTTGACCGCCTCAGGCACGACGACGGTCACTGAGGACGGCGGCGAACCGACTGAGCCGACCGAGCCCACGGAACCGACTGAGCCGACTGAGCCGACCGAGCCCACGGAACCGACTGAGCCCACGGAGCCGACCGAGCCCACGGAACCGACTGAGCCGACCGAGCCGACTGAGCCGACTGAGCCCACGGAGCCGACCGAGCCCACGGAACCGACTGAGCCGACCGAGCCGACTGAGCCGACTGAGCCCACGGAGCCGACCGAGCCGACCGAGCCGACTGAGCCCACGGAGCCGACCGAGCCGACGGAGCCGACGGAGCCCACGGAACCGACGGAGCCGACCGAGCCCACGGAGCCGACTGAGCCGACGGAACCGACGGAACCGACGGAGCCGACGGAGCCGACCGAGCCGACCGAGCCGACGGAGCCGACCGAGCCCACGGAACCGACGGAACCGACTGAGCCGACCGAGCCCACTGAGCCCACGGAACCGACCGAGCCGACGGAGCCGACGGAGCCCACGGAGCCGACGGAACCGACGGAGCCGACGGAGCCGACGGAGCCCACGGAACCGACCGAGCCGACGGAGCCCACGGAACCGACCGAGCCGACGGAGCCGACGGAGCCCACGGAACCGACGGAACCGACCGAGCCCACGGAGCCGACGGAGCCCACGGAACCGACCGAGCCGACTGAGCCGACGGAACCGACCGAGCCGACGGAGCCGACGGAGCCCACGGAACCGACGGAACCGACCGAGCCCACGGAACCGACGGAACCGACGGAACCGACGGAACCGACCGAGCCGACGGAACCGACGGAACCGACGGAACCGACGGAGCCGACCGAGCCCACGGAGCCGACTGAGCCGACGGAACCGACGGAACCGACGGAGCCGACGGAGCCCACGGAACCGACGGAACCGACGGAGCCCACGGAACCGACGGAACCCACGGAGCCCACGGAACCGGCTATCGAGGCGACGCCTGAGGAGGTCGAGGAGGGCGACACCATCACCGTGGACGGTGAGGGGTACGAGCCCAACGAGACCGTGACGGTGGTCTACACCGATAGCGATGGCGACGTGATCGCGGTGAACGAGGCCGAGACCGACGGCGACGGCAACTTCCAGGACACGCTCATCGTCCCGGTGGGTACGCCGTTGGGTCCGCTGACCATAGTCGCCACGGGCGAGAACGGTGAGGCCGAAGACACCGTGCAGGTTGTCGCCGGCCCCGCCGAGCTCGGTATCGACATCGAGCATCCGGTGATCCAGCGTCTTGAGACGCAGGTCGGCTACGGATGGGGATACGAGCCCGGCACCGAGGTGCATGGACGCATGAACTCCTCGCCTGAGCTCGACCTGGGGACCGAGGTGGCTGACGAGGATGGAATGGTCGTCTTCGCCTGGCAGATCCCAGCCGATGCGGAGTTGGATATCCATACCTTCTCGCTGAGTGCTGAGGACTACGCGGATCAGTCGATCCAGTTCCGAGTGATCTCGGAGACGACTGACCCGACCGATCCGCCGCCCGCGCCTGCGCCTCCGGGTGCCGGACCGGGGCCCTCGCCTGGGCCGAGCATTCCGCCCACTGGTGTGGCGGGTGTGACGGGGCTCGCGATCGCCGCCGGTATCGTCCTACTCCTCGGAGTCGGCGCGGTGGTGGCCGTCAATCGCCGCCGTTCGATCAGCGAGGTCTAGTAGGCCGGTCTACCCACGCAGTGGCCGCATACGCCTTCGGGCGTATGTCGGCCACTGCGTGCGTACGCGATCAAGAGAAGGAAGAATGTGAGCGCGAACCGCGGTGGTCCACGGAGCAGAGCCGTATCTCCGCGCGAGGGTGTGCCCGGCCAGCACTCTCACGCGACCGATTCGCCCCATACGGCGATGCGCCGGGTGCCTGGGTGGGCTCGTCTCCTGGTCTGGCCGCTCGTGGCGGCCGTGCTCGCGCACACCTTCATCATCGCCACGTGGGTGGGCCCTGCGACGCCGATCCGCCAAGGCATAGGAGCCGAATCGCTGCGCAGCTACGTGGTGCCCGTCTTCGAACAGAACTGGCGACTCTTCGCTCCGGACATTCGCCGTCGGGAACACTCGCTGGAGATCCGCGTGAACCTCATCGACGAGCACGGGGACGCGGAACTCACCGAGTGGGTGGACCTCGTGGGTCTCGAGAACCAGATGATCCGCCACAATCCGTTCCCACCCAGGATGTATCTCGCAGCGCGACGCGTGGCCAATCGGATCAATGCCGCCAGTGGCGCCATGAGCGCCGAGCAGCTGGAACAAGCCCAGGCGAACTACATCTCGAACCCCGTGTCCGGCCTGGGCCCGGCACTGCTGAACGCCGGGGGCGATGCCCCTGCCGGGCAGCACACGGTGGAGGCGTACCTGACCTTCGACGAGGCAGCCACGATCCTGGCGTCGTCCTTTGCTGCGAACGTCTGGGACGGCGAGGTCGCCCATGTCCAGTACCGGATTGCGACGCGGGCGATTCCGCCCTTCGATGACCGGCATGGACAGCGCATCGAGGACGTCGAACCCACCTACCGCACCTTCGGGTGGCGCCCCGCACACGAGGTGGACGAAGACCTCGAGAATCTGTTCGCGCCCTATGTTCGCTACGAACGGGAGCAGTCGTGAGCACGGTCGGCGCGCGGGCGTGGGTGCGGAGCCACCGCGAGTGGGTAGAGCAGTGGTTCTTCCTCCGTAAGAACGCTGAACGGGGTCTGGCAGCAAGCCGGATCCTCATCGGCTCAGCAATGCTGGGCATCCTGCTGTCGAACTTCACCGTGCGGCATGCGCTCTGGGGCCCGGCCTCGACGTGGATCGAGCCCTTCCGTGACGACACCAACTTCGGGAGACTGCCCGAGCTCTTCGGAGACTCCCAGGCCTGGACTTTCACCCTGAAGTACCTGCTCCTGATGGCCATCGCGGTCGCCGTCATCGTCGGCTGGCGCACCAGGATGAACACCTTGCTCCTGGTCATCGGAGTGACCGCGCTTGTCGAGCGCAACACCCTGGTGGGCGATGCCGGCGACAACATCGCCCGCATCGGCCTGCTGCTCATGGTCTTTATGAGCACCGCCGAGTACTGGTCAATCGATGCCCGGCGCAGACGGCGCGCCGGAGCGCAGGCACCGCCGTCCTTGTCGCGGCGGCTGCTTCTCGGGCTGCCGGTCCTCCCCGGCTGGCTGACCAACGCGGTGCACAACCTGGCACTGATGGCGTTGGCGCTGCAGGTCTTCATCCTCTATACCGCCTCAGCGCTCTTCAAGGTCCAGGGGGAGATCTGGCAGACGGGTACTGCGCTGTACTATCCGCTGGCCTCCGCGGAGTTCTCCGTCTTCCCTACGCTGAACAGCCTCATGGCGAGCAATGCGGTCATCCTGACCGCAGCGACGTACTTCGCGGTCTACGTCCAGCTTTTCTTCGCCGTCGGCCTGCTCCATCCGCTCACGCGGCGGCTTGCCCTCGTCGGTGTGATCGCGATGCATATCGGGATTGCGATTCTGATGGGCCTGCCATGGTTCTCGCTCTCGATGATCGCCTTCGACGCGATCTTCGTGACCACGGCGACCTTCGTGGCTCTCGAGGCTCTGCTCCGGCGGCGCTTCGGTCCGGCACTGGCCCGGTGGCGTACCCGGATGCCTGAGGCGTGGCGTGGGGCGCCCGAAGAGGTGCCCGCCGAGCCAGTGGCCGCTCAGCCGGCGCGATGACCTCCGTGGCGCTCTCGTGGGCCAGCCCGCTCAGCGGGTGGGGGCCTGGCGCCGGCGTTAGTGTGAAGCGGACCCGCCCAGCCCCGACGAGGAGCTTATGAGCCACTCCCAGCCTCGCGAGACGACCGACGTGGTCGTGATCGGATCCGGCCCTGGCGGCCTGGCCGCCGCGGTGAGCATGGCCCGCGCCGGTCTCGAGGTGGTGCTCTATGAAGCCGAGCACACGCTCGGTGGTGGTTCGCGCACCCTTGATCTCGGCCTTGCGGCGGGTGTGCGCCACGACGTGTGCTCCGCGGTGCACCCCATGGCCCTGGCCAGTCCCTTCTTCCGCGAGTTCGACCTCGAAGCCCGCGGAGTCGAGTTCGCCGTGCCCGAGCTCGCCTACGCTCAGCCTCTGGATGGGCCCGAGGCAGCCCTGGCCTGGCACAGTCTTGAACGGACCGCCGATGGCCTCGGCCGGGATGGCCCGGCCTGGCAGCGCATGATGGGCCCGCTGGTGGAGAACGCCGAGGCAGTGGTGGCCCTCGCCCTGGGAGATCATCGGGGCTTGCCCCGGGAGGCACGCAGCATCTCCGGCCTCCACGCCGCGGCCATGATGGGCGCCTCCGTGCTCCTGCAAGGCACGCGGGCCTGGAACTACCCGCTCGCCACCGAGCAGGCGCGAGCGCTGCTCACCGGAGTTGCCGCCCATACCGTGGCGACACTGCCGGCGCTCGCGGCCAGCGGCACCGCCATGTTGCTCGGCTCCCTGGGCCACTCGGTGGGCTGGGCCCTTCCGCGCGGCGGGAGTCAGGCCATCGCCGATGCGATGATCGCCGACCTGCGCGCGCACGGCGGCAGGATCCACGCCGGGGAGCGAGTGGCCAGCTGGCGGCAGCTGCCTCGTGCCCGCAGTTACCTCCTCGACGTCGCACCGGAGGTTGCCGAGAGCATCTGGAGTGACCGGTTGCCAGGGGCCACGCGGCGGGCCTATCGGCGCTTCACGCGCGGCGATGCCGCCGCCAAGGTCGACTACGTTCTCTCCGGGCCCGTGCCCTGGCGCGACGAACGGGTCGGGGGAGCTGCCACGGCGCACATCGGCGGAACCCGGGAGGACATGGCCCGGGCCGAGGCGCAGGTCTCGGCCGGCCGGATGCCCGAGCGGCCCGTGGTGCTGCTCTCCGATCCCGCGGTCGGTGATCCCGGGCGAATCAGCGCGGGGAAGCGCCCGCTGTGGACCTACGCCCATGTTCCCCACGGCTACGACGGGGACGTCACAGAGACCGTCACCGCCCAGATCGAACGCTTCGCGCCCGGCTTCCGCGACGTCGTCGTCACCTCGCGCTGCACACCTGCCTCACGGCTCGATAAGCACAATGCGAACTACCTCGGCGGGGACTTCGCTGCCGGTGCCGTCACCGTGCCCCGCCTGGCCACGGGTCCGCGGTGGGCGTGGAATCCCTACGCCACCGGGATCCCGGGCGTCTACCTCTGCTCGCAGTCGGTGCCCCCTGGCCCTGGAGTGCACGGCATGACCGGCTATTTCGCCGCACGTCACGCCCTGCGCGAACGCTTCGGCCTCGCGGACGTCCCGCCGCTGGCGCCGTCCCGCTCCCTCAACTGAGGCGAGAGGTGGGAACTGCTCAGCCACCGTGGTGAGTGGCCAGCGGCGCGGGAGCGAATACCGTCCGGAGTGCCCTCGGCCGGCCGCCGCCCGTGCTTGCACTCTCGGGCAGAGAGTGCCAATATCGAGTTAGCACTCTCGAACCGAGAGTGACAAGTTCGTCAGGTTGGCCAGTGAGGCCCGGACGACGGCGGGACGTGACCGCCGGGAGTCCGGGTCGTCCGTCGCGGGCACTGTCCAGCCAGCACCACCACCCGAGTGGAGGAAACCGAGCATGGCCAAGACCATCGCTTTCAACGAGGAAGCCCGCCGCGGTATGGAGCGGGGTCTCAACACCCTCGCCAACACCGTCAAGGTGACCCTGGGCCCCAAGGGCCGCAACGTCGTGCTGGAGAAGAAGTGGGGTGCCCCCACGATCACCAACGACGGCGTCTCGATCGCCAAGGAGATCGAGCTCGAGGAGCCGTACGAGAAGATCGGCGCCGAGCTCGTCAAGGAGGTCGCCAAGAAGACCGACGACATCGCTGGTGACGGCACCACCACCGCCACGGTGCTCGCCCAGGCCCTGGTCAAGGAAGGCCTGCGCAACGTGGCCGCCGGCGCCAACCCCATCGCTCTGAAGCGTGGCATTGACGTCGCCGTCCAGGCCGTGACCGAGAAGCTCTTCGCCCAGGCCAAGGACGTCGAGACCAAGGCTCAGATCGCCTCGACCGCAGCCATCTCTGCCGGAGACCCGGCCATCGGCGAGCTCATCGCCGAAGCGCTGGACAAGGTCGGCAAGGAAGGCGTGGTCACCGTTGAGGAGTCGCAGACCTTCGGCCTCGAGCTCGAGCTCACCGAAGGCATGCGCTTCGACAAGGGCTACCTCTCGCCGTACTTCGTGACCGACAGCGACCGCCAGGAAGTCGTCCTCGAGGACGCCTATGTCCTGCTGGTCGAGTCCAAGATCACGAACGTCAAGGACCTGCTGCCGCTGCTGGAGAAGGTCATCCAGTCCGGCAAGCCGCTGGTGATCATCGCCGAGGACGTCGAGGGCGAGGCCCTGGCTACCCTCGTGGTCAACAAGATTCGTGGCACCTTCAAGTCCGCTGCCGTCAAGGCTCCGGGCTTCGGCGACCGCCGTAAGGCGATGCTGCAGGACATGGCCATCCTCACCGGTGGCACGGTCATCTCCGAGACCGTGGGCCTGAAGCTGGAGACGGCTGACCTGGACTTGCTGGGCCAGGCCCGCAAGGTGGTCATGACCAAGGACGAGACCACCATCGTCGAGGGTGCTGGCGCCTCCGACCAGATCGAGGGCCGCGTGGCTCAGATCAAGGCGGAGATCGAGAACTCCGACAGCGACTACGACCGCGAGAAGCTGCAGGAGCGCCTCGCCAAGCTGGCCGGCGGCGTGGCCGTCATCAAGGCTGGCGCGGCCACCGAGGTGGAGCTCAAGGAGCGCAAGCACCGCATCGAGGACGCCGTGCGCAACGCCAAGGCCGCTGTGGAAGAGGGCATCGTCGCCGGTGGTGGCGTGGCACTGATCCAGGCCGCCAAGGAGGCCTTCGAGTCCCTCGAGCTGAAGGGTGACGAGGCGACCGGCTCCATGATCGTCAAGGTCGCCGTGGATGCACCGCTGAAGCAGATCGCGATCAACGCTGGTCTCGAAGGTGGAGTGGTGGCCGAGAAGGTCCGCCACCTGCCCGCCGGCCAGGGCCTGAACGCGGCAACCGGCGAG contains:
- a CDS encoding uracil-DNA glycosylase produces the protein MTSSAKQIPDPGWARALAPVAERISAMGDFLREENRAGRGYLPAGPNVLRAFNYPFEDVRVLIVGQDPYPTPGHAMGLSFSVQREVRPIPRSLQNIYRELRDDVGVEPPVHGDLSAWAESGVMLLNRCLTVRPGAPASHRGKGWEAVTDLAIAALVEREAPLVAILWGRDAGTLRPMLGETPILASAHPSPLSASRGFFGSRPFSQANELLSAAGAEPVDWSLA
- a CDS encoding DUF3263 domain-containing protein — translated: MVASTPESALDSATNGLSDLEQRVLAFERQWWKYAGAKESAIREQFGMNATRYYQVLNRLLDSEQALAADPMLVKRLRRMRSARQRERTARRVGL
- a CDS encoding LytR C-terminal domain-containing protein; the protein is MSSLEEDEFDIAGRDNAPQGVHRRPRSLARVLLPIIAVLILAPLLAWATIALLARTDTPIPSPLPDPEANETVVDPDEDPGDETEDDADGEQDESTPDAGGDEDDSTDAGDDTDMDPEGDTDPDADETPEGDELPAAEVDYFAGVAVLNGTTVGGLATQATQDLVTAGFTGASAGNYASPQPTVSAVYYRDPALQATAAEVASLLGIGPVQELPGASAEVVVVLRNDFSG
- a CDS encoding DsbA family protein, translated to MSNATSGHSSGAMTKAQRRAAAQEKAKQLREAQEKRERRNRFILIGGVGAVLLVVAVLVWFIFSEGSRSPLDRLEENAKPANVSDDGGIRFDSQLVAGEIDSDASELAIYLDFACVHCLDFEMMHGQDIADLVAADEMTVAYYPVAFIGAGDSSSWSVRAAQATAVVTDGAPDRAEEFLRGLFELHEGNPNPSDAEIAMVAVDLGVPQEVVDRIGEAPFQAWVGAATQSARNDDDVTGTPAVFFEGEQVFTGPEGDGRSWAEPGSIASLVRGEDGAEETQDD
- a CDS encoding DUF5819 family protein; this encodes MRRVPGWARLLVWPLVAAVLAHTFIIATWVGPATPIRQGIGAESLRSYVVPVFEQNWRLFAPDIRRREHSLEIRVNLIDEHGDAELTEWVDLVGLENQMIRHNPFPPRMYLAARRVANRINAASGAMSAEQLEQAQANYISNPVSGLGPALLNAGGDAPAGQHTVEAYLTFDEAATILASSFAANVWDGEVAHVQYRIATRAIPPFDDRHGQRIEDVEPTYRTFGWRPAHEVDEDLENLFAPYVRYEREQS
- a CDS encoding choice-of-anchor G family protein, coding for MKLSAEPAAPPARRRAARPLAAAAALGLTAGLSFAGAVPALADYPEGPSESRAELVDLEALGLEVLEANRTAAGFPEDPGPNFAPVDLEVLGGVANVVIGGVTLPLLSDGTAPGLLNLGQAGALNGYAASEHPATSTAASGAVGDGGAIDLDLVDGDPADTDFARVDLTELLPQLGLDGLDYAADELSLGLGALASSATQTAPVAPVAAESDYVVAGAELRISSPAVGDVTALVDDAVDTAEGTVNELLGPEGPIQEVLDGLSFDPVTVIGLLTIDLGTPTLNASVDLDGVTTGLLEEPLVDETGLVTIDLNTGEILVDLAQLHGGDLNNLPANTSLLTSAELTQISDTVALLLGDIVDIVTDAVNEALLTTEVTITFDPELDGIGGLVSGDLDVEISGSLGDFAGLTDDDPVVDIDGNVSVLVTTIPLGEITSVLTPLVSSVLPAVLGPVATVVTEAGGIVTDLVGGVVGETLSALDPLFDALPGLVGITINAQPTEPPVNGVGDLGADSFTVRALSVDVLPGVSGVDLNLASSSVRVSQLEPGLVVTPEVVEIGDELTADGSGYLPGSTVTVTYTDSEDEDVEVTPGVPVDEDGEFTDTITVPEGTALGTLTVVATDDEEPLLTASGTTTVTEDGGEPTEPTEPTEPTEPTEPTEPTEPTEPTEPTEPTEPTEPTEPTEPTEPTEPTEPTEPTEPTEPTEPTEPTEPTEPTEPTEPTEPTEPTEPTEPTEPTEPTEPTEPTEPTEPTEPTEPTEPTEPTEPTEPTEPTEPTEPTEPTEPTEPTEPTEPTEPTEPTEPTEPTEPTEPTEPTEPTEPTEPTEPTEPTEPTEPTEPTEPTEPTEPTEPTEPTEPTEPTEPTEPTEPTEPTEPTEPTEPTEPTEPTEPTEPTEPTEPTEPTEPTEPTEPTEPTEPTEPTEPTEPTEPTEPTEPTEPTEPTEPTEPTEPAIEATPEEVEEGDTITVDGEGYEPNETVTVVYTDSDGDVIAVNEAETDGDGNFQDTLIVPVGTPLGPLTIVATGENGEAEDTVQVVAGPAELGIDIEHPVIQRLETQVGYGWGYEPGTEVHGRMNSSPELDLGTEVADEDGMVVFAWQIPADAELDIHTFSLSAEDYADQSIQFRVISETTDPTDPPPAPAPPGAGPGPSPGPSIPPTGVAGVTGLAIAAGIVLLLGVGAVVAVNRRRSISEV